From Asterias rubens chromosome 3, eAstRub1.3, whole genome shotgun sequence, the proteins below share one genomic window:
- the LOC117288613 gene encoding methionine aminopeptidase 1D, mitochondrial-like: MAASMRSLKCLQLQVFKSQSKLLASASNARIPQFKAGYHTANSTVSRRVSPCTSCRWNQFTQQKRTFFGIFKKTPEPEPVREEDLAYRVVTPRNVSARRTVPDSIKKPEYAVTGKAGTIRPYPVVLNRDEADRMRDAGAMARKILDIGASYVKPGVTTDFIDEKIHAACLENRVYPSTLNYKGFPKSVCTSINNVVCHGVPDDRPLEEGDIVNVDFTVFMGGYHGDVSETYVVGSVDGDGQRLIDAARLCLDEAIKKCGPQVPIAEIGNTIESIARAAGFHVCPSFVGHGIGRLFHCKPDIWHYANTYPERMLPGMAFTIEPVILENTDSIFIAEDNWTVLAQRHTRSAQFEHTVLVNDFGVEVLTAFPQEYYESGSKSTMPSSASSGSSKSSENKESSEGHDDNKEWKFD; the protein is encoded by the exons ATGGCAGCCTCCATGAGAAGTCTCAAATGTTTGCAATTACAAGTTTTCAAGTCTCAAAGTAAGCTACTTGCCAGCGCTTCGAATGCAAGGATACCTCAGTTTAAAGCTG gGTATCACACAGCTAACAGCACAGTCTCTAGAAGGGTTTCTCCCTGCACATCTTGTAGATGGAATCAATTCACTCAGCAAAAGAGAACATTCTTCGGGATCTTTAAGAAAACTCCAGAGCCTGAGCCTGTGAGAGAGGAGGATCTAGCTTATAGAGTAGTTACTCCAAGAAATGTTAGTGCAAGACGGACTGTACCTGACAGTATAAAGAAACCAGAGTATGCAGTGACGGGGAAAGCAGGGACTATTCGTCCGTATCCCGTTGTGTTGAATAGGGATGAAGCGGATAGGATGCGGGATGCTGGGGCTATGGCAAGAAAAATACTGGATATTGGGGCCTCATATGTCAAG CCAGGAGTGACTACAGACTTCATAGATGAAAAGATCCACGCTGCATGTTTGGAAAACAGAGTCTACCCTTCCACGTTGAACTACAAGGGCTTTCCAAAATCAGTCTGCACCTCAATCAATAATGTGGTTTGCCACGGGGTACCAGACGATAGACCACTGGAGGAAGGCGATATCGTTAATGTCGATTTCACT GTTTTTATGGGTGGTTACCATGGTGATGTTTCTGAAACCTATGTCGTAGGTTCGGTGGACGGTGATGGCCAGCGCTTGATCGACGCGGCAAGACTGTGCCTGGACGAAGCTATCAAGAAGTGTGGTCCACAGGTACCCATCGCAGAAATTGGAAATACCATAGA ATCAATAGCTCGTGCAGCTGGATTTCATGTGTGTCCTTCGTTTGTAGGGCACGGCATCGGCAGACTGTTTCACTGTAAACCAGACATATGGCATTATG CCAATACTTATCCAGAGAGAATGTTACCAGGGATGGCATTTACTATTGAGCCAGTCATCTTGGAGAACACAGATTCAATCTTTATCGCGGAAGACAATTGGACAGTCTTAGCTCAGAGACACACCAG ATCAGCCCAGTTTGAACATACTGTTCTCGtcaatgattttggggttgaggTCCTCACAGCTTTCCCCCAGGAATACTACGAGTCCGGGTCGAAAAGCACAATGCCGTCATCAGCTTCGTCGGGTTCGAGCAAATCATCCGAGAACAAGGAGAGTTCGGAGGGACACGATGATAACAAGGAATGGAAATTTGACTGA